In the Streptomyces sp. cg36 genome, one interval contains:
- the coaE gene encoding dephospho-CoA kinase, with the protein MLKVGLTGGIGAGKSEVSRMLVSYGAVLVDADKIAREVVEPGTEGLAAVVEAFGPEILTPEGTLDRPALGAIVFADQRKLAVLNGIVHPLVGARSAELEGRAGADAVVIHDVPLLTENGLAPLYDLVIVVDAAPATQLDRLVRLRGMARTEAEARMAAQATREQRLAVADLVIDNDGPLEALEPQVRKVWGELVERASAG; encoded by the coding sequence ATGCTGAAGGTGGGTCTGACCGGCGGAATCGGTGCCGGCAAGAGCGAAGTGTCGCGCATGCTCGTCTCGTACGGGGCGGTGCTGGTCGACGCCGACAAGATCGCCCGCGAGGTCGTCGAGCCGGGCACCGAGGGGCTTGCGGCGGTGGTCGAGGCGTTCGGCCCCGAGATCCTCACGCCCGAGGGCACGCTGGACCGTCCGGCCCTGGGGGCGATCGTCTTCGCCGACCAGCGGAAGCTGGCGGTCCTCAACGGCATCGTCCACCCCCTGGTCGGGGCCCGCTCGGCGGAGCTCGAAGGGCGGGCGGGCGCGGACGCGGTGGTGATCCACGACGTGCCCCTGCTGACGGAGAACGGTCTGGCACCCCTGTACGACCTGGTGATCGTGGTCGACGCGGCCCCGGCCACCCAGTTGGACCGGCTCGTCCGGCTGCGCGGCATGGCGCGGACCGAGGCGGAGGCCAGGATGGCCGCCCAGGCGACCCGTGAGCAGCGCCTGGCCGTAGCGGATCTGGTCATCGACAACGACGGCCCGCTGGAGGCGCTGGAGCCGCAGGTCAGAAAGGTCTGGGGCGAACTCGTGGAACGGGCTTCGGCGGGCTGA
- a CDS encoding DUF3592 domain-containing protein, with protein sequence MLFVLAGFTAFGGLVALLAGAYGLRETRRIAEAGGLAWALVKPAPPGSGRPLLQYETADGRVLELPSPVPPTRRDPLTPGARVHLSYNPADPRDVILVGRERTGLDRAFVAAGAAVLAVGLVLAVATV encoded by the coding sequence GTGCTCTTCGTACTGGCGGGTTTCACGGCCTTCGGCGGCCTGGTGGCGCTGCTGGCCGGTGCGTACGGGCTGCGGGAGACCCGGCGGATCGCCGAGGCGGGCGGGCTCGCCTGGGCGCTGGTCAAACCGGCGCCGCCCGGATCCGGACGCCCGCTCCTGCAGTACGAGACGGCCGACGGGCGCGTCCTGGAGCTGCCGTCCCCGGTCCCCCCGACCCGCCGAGACCCGCTCACTCCGGGAGCCCGCGTCCACCTCTCGTACAACCCGGCCGATCCGCGCGACGTCATTCTGGTCGGGCGGGAACGCACCGGCCTGGACCGTGCGTTTGTAGCTGCGGGGGCGGCCGTACTGGCGGTGGGCCTGGTGCTGGCGGTCGCCACCGTGTGA
- a CDS encoding tetratricopeptide repeat protein yields the protein MAESTPETHVIDFRAAEQLLAARDPRGAVKLLDSVIAAHPENTAARLLRARAFFAAAQLRSAELEFQLVLEREPDNAFAHFALARTYERGARPDQALRHFRLAAALDPKPEYLQAARFDTEA from the coding sequence GTGGCCGAAAGCACTCCGGAGACGCACGTCATCGACTTCCGTGCGGCGGAACAGCTGCTGGCCGCCCGCGACCCCAGGGGCGCGGTCAAGCTGCTCGACTCGGTCATCGCCGCCCACCCCGAGAACACCGCGGCCCGTCTGCTGCGCGCCCGCGCGTTCTTCGCGGCGGCCCAACTGCGTTCGGCGGAGCTGGAGTTCCAGCTGGTCCTGGAGCGCGAGCCGGACAACGCGTTCGCGCACTTCGCCCTCGCCCGCACCTATGAGCGCGGTGCCCGCCCCGATCAGGCGCTGCGCCACTTCCGACTCGCCGCGGCCCTGGACCCCAAGCCCGAGTACCTGCAAGCGGCCAGGTTCGACACCGAGGCGTGA
- a CDS encoding DUF6343 family protein → MRTGSEPTTARSPLRMRFWLSVWGLVWALGGTAGFALEGRPGWTAACAALALVVMVDLAMIVHHIHQGPHYQPGRDVPPYQPPRRH, encoded by the coding sequence ATGCGCACTGGCAGTGAACCCACGACCGCGCGCAGTCCGCTGCGGATGCGGTTCTGGCTGAGCGTGTGGGGGCTGGTCTGGGCCCTCGGCGGCACGGCGGGCTTCGCCCTGGAGGGCAGGCCGGGCTGGACGGCCGCCTGCGCCGCGCTCGCCCTGGTGGTCATGGTCGATCTCGCCATGATCGTCCACCACATCCATCAGGGGCCGCACTACCAGCCGGGCCGCGACGTGCCCCCGTACCAGCCGCCGCGGCGGCACTGA
- a CDS encoding acyltransferase domain-containing protein encodes MVDEDALLPWGDELPEALLDLAVPHEDVNELVRLARRLLRDPESRALLARSVGALVRDIGVVGAQQEPPAVPDGLGEAGRLFPVLVLLGCLPHTRAYHRGREVPADIARRTLADLGRHLAVHRRRHGNAGLVAPYWLRWHFRGELYQLGRLQFQRSRLGRRSGEAVRDSGLPFGPGDPCLKVHVPDFRGPLTAEACDASFALARDFFARHYPDEPYEIAVCDSWLLDAQLARYLPADSNIVRFQRRFTPAYRATEPEDRTAVSFVFGDPDLPVETLLQRTAVERAVAGHLLAGGHWYCGHGWLVL; translated from the coding sequence ATGGTGGACGAGGACGCGCTGTTGCCGTGGGGGGACGAGCTGCCCGAGGCGCTGCTCGACCTGGCGGTGCCGCACGAGGACGTCAACGAACTGGTGCGCCTGGCGCGGCGGTTGCTCCGCGATCCCGAGTCCCGCGCACTCCTGGCGCGGTCGGTGGGCGCGCTGGTGCGGGACATCGGCGTGGTGGGGGCGCAGCAGGAACCACCGGCCGTCCCGGACGGGCTGGGGGAGGCCGGGCGGCTGTTCCCCGTCCTGGTCCTGCTCGGCTGCCTTCCGCATACGCGCGCGTACCACCGGGGACGGGAGGTGCCCGCCGACATCGCCCGCCGCACGCTCGCCGACCTCGGGCGCCATCTGGCCGTCCACCGCCGCCGGCACGGGAACGCCGGCCTGGTGGCGCCGTACTGGCTGCGGTGGCACTTCCGGGGCGAGCTCTACCAGTTGGGAAGGCTCCAGTTCCAGCGGTCGCGGCTGGGGCGGCGCAGCGGTGAGGCGGTGCGCGATTCCGGGCTGCCGTTCGGCCCCGGCGATCCCTGCCTCAAGGTGCACGTCCCGGACTTCCGGGGGCCGTTGACGGCGGAGGCGTGCGACGCGTCGTTCGCGCTGGCCAGGGACTTCTTCGCGCGCCACTATCCCGACGAGCCCTATGAGATCGCCGTCTGCGACTCCTGGCTGCTGGACGCGCAGCTGGCGCGGTACCTGCCCGCGGACTCCAACATCGTGCGCTTCCAGCGCAGGTTCACCCCGGCGTACCGGGCGACGGAGCCCGAGGACAGGACCGCCGTCTCGTTCGTCTTCGGGGACCCCGACCTGCCCGTGGAGACGCTGCTCCAGCGGACGGCGGTGGAGCGGGCCGTCGCGGGCCATCTGCTCGCGGGCGGACACTGGTACTGCGGCCACGGCTGGCTGGTGCTGTGA
- a CDS encoding esterase/lipase family protein yields MAAAVIGALLATGGTAGARTTAAQATAAAPPAYLTQEAAYGAGTVTNGWERVERYRDTTPGFQAAGAEGYAPDGRGDQDGVRVTYFGGATRPTSDRFLLYSAPGWNTGARTTPVLLVHGANDTADRAWANPGESGGYGCGALSCPSTGLMQYLAARGHRVFAIGFAHKQGDNLMQAQAVGDAVALIRAKLGVSQVDLVGWSKGEVSTRAYVSSLKPAWGRAYAGDVRKLITLGGPNGGYDYPYAHGWAHDFSIWPECGGKINAPSPHSRMTCYGTYTAHPEFSMTPSGGYDDYPGQRQMLARWDGVYGVDQSAQDWYTTYYGGQGFYTAGDGIQKAIDAGSLVVPLQRASVPASVTTYLLAGGTPSVVGIFNENRGPSDGVVFVSSALDSTGIATVGGKATVTSANHLELGWNSAAQAQVASWLA; encoded by the coding sequence GTGGCGGCGGCGGTGATCGGCGCGCTCCTGGCGACCGGAGGCACCGCCGGCGCCCGCACCACGGCCGCCCAGGCGACCGCCGCCGCCCCGCCCGCGTACCTCACCCAGGAGGCCGCCTACGGCGCCGGTACGGTCACCAACGGCTGGGAGAGGGTCGAGCGCTACCGCGACACCACGCCCGGCTTCCAGGCGGCCGGTGCCGAGGGCTACGCGCCGGACGGCCGCGGCGACCAGGACGGCGTCCGGGTGACCTACTTCGGCGGAGCGACCCGGCCCACCTCCGACCGCTTCCTGCTCTACTCGGCGCCCGGCTGGAACACCGGGGCCCGGACCACGCCCGTCCTGCTCGTGCACGGCGCCAACGACACCGCCGACCGGGCCTGGGCGAACCCCGGGGAGTCCGGCGGGTACGGCTGCGGCGCGCTGTCGTGCCCCTCGACCGGGCTGATGCAGTACCTGGCGGCCCGGGGCCACCGCGTCTTCGCCATCGGCTTCGCCCACAAGCAGGGCGACAACCTGATGCAGGCCCAGGCCGTCGGCGACGCGGTCGCCCTGATCAGGGCCAAGCTGGGCGTGTCCCAGGTGGATCTGGTCGGCTGGAGCAAGGGAGAGGTCTCCACGCGCGCGTACGTGTCGTCGCTGAAGCCCGCCTGGGGCCGCGCCTACGCGGGCGACGTACGCAAACTGATCACCCTGGGCGGCCCCAACGGCGGCTACGACTACCCGTACGCGCACGGCTGGGCCCATGACTTCTCGATCTGGCCGGAGTGCGGAGGCAAGATCAACGCGCCCTCGCCGCACTCCCGGATGACCTGCTACGGCACGTACACGGCCCACCCCGAGTTCTCCATGACGCCCTCCGGCGGCTACGACGACTACCCGGGCCAGCGGCAGATGCTGGCCCGCTGGGACGGCGTGTACGGCGTCGACCAGAGCGCCCAGGACTGGTACACGACCTACTACGGCGGACAGGGCTTCTACACGGCCGGCGACGGCATCCAGAAGGCCATCGACGCGGGCTCGCTGGTCGTCCCGCTCCAGCGGGCCTCGGTCCCCGCCTCCGTCACGACGTACCTGCTCGCGGGCGGCACGCCGTCCGTCGTGGGCATCTTCAACGAGAACCGCGGCCCCAGCGACGGCGTGGTCTTCGTCTCCAGCGCGCTCGACTCCACCGGCATCGCCACCGTCGGCGGCAAGGCCACGGTGACGTCCGCCAACCACCTCGAACTCGGCTGGAACAGCGCCGCACAGGCCCAGGTCGCCTCCTGGCTCGCCTGA
- a CDS encoding alpha/beta fold hydrolase: protein MSTLTARRIETARLTQQILEDASKEAGETVVFVHGNVSSAAFWQDAMLALPRRYRPIAVDLRGFGGTDPLPVDATRGLRDYADDLAALLDALHVERAHFVGWSMGGGVVLQHLRDRPGTVRSLTLVNPVSPYGFGGTRGVEGWLNSPDGAGSGGGTANPDFVRLLAEGDRGEASPLSPRRVLATCYVKPPVRPGREDEFVESMLSTRVGDDHYPGDSRPSETWPGTAPGTRGVLNCLAPTHFRLDDLHDVVAALPVKPPVTWVRGADDVIVSDTSLFDLAHLGAIGAVPGWDGTPAQPMVAQTRYVLGLYARVGGRVREVTVPDAGHAVHVEQPGAFGAALLETLAEGV from the coding sequence ATGAGCACGCTCACCGCCCGCCGGATAGAGACCGCCCGGCTCACCCAGCAGATCCTGGAGGACGCCTCCAAAGAGGCGGGCGAGACGGTCGTCTTCGTGCACGGCAACGTCTCGTCCGCCGCCTTCTGGCAGGACGCGATGCTCGCCCTGCCACGGCGCTACCGCCCGATCGCCGTCGACCTGCGCGGATTCGGCGGCACCGACCCGCTGCCGGTCGACGCGACCCGTGGACTGCGCGACTACGCCGACGACCTGGCGGCGCTCCTCGACGCGCTGCATGTGGAACGCGCACACTTCGTCGGCTGGTCCATGGGCGGCGGTGTGGTCCTGCAACACCTGCGGGACCGGCCGGGCACGGTGCGCTCGCTCACTCTGGTCAACCCCGTCTCCCCGTACGGCTTCGGGGGCACCCGGGGCGTGGAGGGATGGCTCAACTCCCCGGACGGCGCGGGCTCGGGCGGCGGCACCGCCAACCCCGACTTCGTACGGCTGCTCGCCGAGGGCGACCGGGGCGAGGCGTCGCCGCTCTCGCCCCGCCGGGTGCTCGCCACCTGTTACGTCAAACCGCCGGTGCGGCCGGGGCGGGAGGACGAGTTCGTCGAGTCGATGCTGAGCACCCGGGTCGGCGACGACCACTACCCCGGTGACAGCCGACCCAGCGAGACCTGGCCGGGAACCGCCCCCGGCACGCGCGGGGTGCTCAACTGCCTCGCCCCGACGCACTTCCGGCTCGACGACCTCCACGACGTGGTCGCGGCGCTGCCCGTGAAGCCGCCGGTGACCTGGGTGCGCGGCGCGGACGACGTGATCGTCTCCGACACCTCGCTGTTCGACCTCGCCCACCTTGGCGCGATCGGCGCGGTGCCCGGCTGGGACGGCACCCCGGCCCAGCCGATGGTCGCCCAGACACGGTACGTCCTGGGCCTTTACGCGCGCGTGGGCGGCAGGGTACGAGAGGTGACGGTGCCCGACGCCGGGCACGCGGTGCACGTCGAACAGCCCGGAGCGTTCGGCGCGGCCCTGCTGGAGACGCTTGCCGAGGGAGTCTGA
- a CDS encoding carboxylesterase/lipase family protein has product MGTKVCTTRKGAVRGRTGSDGVTSFLGIPYAAPPFGPLRFREPAPADPWEGVRDALEHGPSAPRAPYAPPMDVLIPDADGGQGEDCLNLSLWTPHPGPGGGLPVLVWLHGGAFSNGSGVGPAYDGRAFARDGVVCVNVNYRLGTDGFLRLPGRPDNRGLLDQIAALEWVRDNIEAFGGAPDRVTVFGESAGGMSIGVLLAQSRARGLFHQAILQSGAAHHHLLPDTADLITARLAAKLGIRADGADLADAFAAVPFEALLPAQSELRAEMGARPDPALWGEAVLNMMPFEPVLESLPLPSADRGVRLLAGSNREEYRLFLVPTERLHLLGEAKLRRTAAEYGLDPDKALPVYAGSRPGAAPGELFDAVATDWFYRIPAIRAVESVPGSYLYEFAWRSPQFGGLLGACHAVELAFVFDNLRDPVYTPMLGAEPPQAVADAVHGAWVAFATTGDPGWDAYGPQTRTTMVFGASPDTPAEVVQDPRAAERALWEGVR; this is encoded by the coding sequence ATGGGTACGAAGGTGTGCACGACCCGCAAGGGTGCGGTACGCGGGCGGACCGGGAGCGACGGGGTGACGTCCTTCCTCGGCATCCCCTACGCCGCGCCACCCTTCGGCCCGCTGCGCTTTCGCGAACCGGCCCCGGCCGACCCCTGGGAGGGCGTGCGGGACGCGCTGGAGCACGGTCCGTCCGCCCCCCGCGCCCCCTACGCGCCGCCCATGGACGTCCTCATCCCGGACGCCGACGGCGGTCAGGGCGAGGACTGCCTCAACCTCAGCCTCTGGACCCCGCACCCGGGGCCCGGCGGCGGGCTGCCGGTGCTGGTCTGGCTGCACGGCGGGGCGTTCTCCAACGGCTCCGGCGTGGGGCCGGCCTACGACGGCCGTGCCTTCGCGCGCGACGGCGTGGTGTGCGTGAACGTCAACTACCGGCTGGGCACGGACGGTTTCCTGCGGCTGCCCGGCCGGCCCGACAACCGCGGACTGCTCGACCAGATCGCCGCGCTGGAGTGGGTCCGCGACAACATCGAGGCGTTCGGCGGCGCCCCGGACCGGGTGACGGTGTTCGGGGAGTCGGCGGGCGGGATGAGCATCGGCGTGCTGCTCGCCCAGTCACGCGCGCGCGGGCTGTTCCACCAGGCGATCCTGCAGAGCGGCGCGGCCCACCACCACCTGCTCCCCGACACGGCCGACCTGATCACCGCCCGGCTGGCGGCGAAACTGGGCATCCGGGCCGACGGCGCGGACCTGGCGGACGCCTTCGCCGCCGTGCCCTTCGAGGCGCTGCTCCCGGCCCAGTCGGAGCTGCGCGCCGAGATGGGCGCCCGGCCGGACCCGGCGCTGTGGGGCGAGGCGGTGCTGAACATGATGCCGTTCGAGCCGGTCCTGGAATCCCTGCCGCTGCCGTCCGCCGACCGCGGGGTGCGGCTGCTGGCGGGCAGCAACCGGGAGGAGTACCGCCTCTTCCTCGTCCCCACCGAACGCCTCCACCTGCTCGGCGAGGCCAAGCTGCGCCGCACGGCGGCCGAGTACGGACTCGACCCGGACAAGGCGCTGCCCGTGTACGCCGGGAGCCGCCCGGGAGCCGCCCCCGGGGAACTGTTCGACGCGGTCGCGACCGACTGGTTCTACCGGATCCCCGCGATCCGCGCCGTCGAGTCGGTGCCCGGCTCGTACCTGTACGAGTTCGCCTGGCGCTCGCCGCAGTTCGGCGGGCTGCTGGGGGCCTGCCACGCCGTCGAGCTCGCCTTCGTCTTCGACAACCTGCGCGATCCCGTCTACACGCCGATGCTCGGCGCCGAGCCGCCCCAGGCCGTCGCGGACGCCGTGCACGGGGCGTGGGTGGCCTTCGCGACGACCGGTGACCCGGGCTGGGACGCGTACGGCCCGCAGACCCGGACGACGATGGTCTTCGGGGCCTCCCCGGACACCCCGGCCGAGGTCGTCCAGGACCCGCGTGCGGCGGAACGCGCCTTGTGGGAGGGGGTGCGCTGA
- a CDS encoding DEAD/DEAH box helicase, whose protein sequence is MTRTGRTTADAPRSGVTAAAVFLPSGLPREGRIAFWDPAGGPRPQAADGEPGAPGAEETTELTVVARHGSGARSRVVAARTLPVVEALPLLVRARYHPAAHPATACWGAAALHALHLVARGRLLPGLTGTDHDAWRAGPLDADDIAQLRAIAAAMPHEAYATPVPGRRPLRLPEPEALVRAFLDAVADGLPRTPAAAHAVGAPFAAAGPQHLPHARAWAAQAAAGMDAGVRVSLRLDLSGYGLFDTDDEADARRAGSAIVQVHSLADPTLVVDAAGLWAGERAEAFGPRARIDALLALRRAARVWPPLGGLLERPVPDVLPLTEEELYDLLGAAATRLDAAGVPVHWPRELARDLTATAVVRSAPGSATDGTSFFDAGELLTFNWELALGGEPLSRSEMDELAEAHRPIVRLRGQWVVADPELVRKARKRDLGLLDPVDALSMALTGTAEVDGETVEAVPAGALADLRDRLTEGPRPAAQPPGLTAVLRDYQLRGLAWLDLMTSLGLGSCLADDMGLGKTVTVIALHLRRARSEPTLVVCPASLLGNWQREIARFAPGVPVRRFHGSARSLAGVEGGFVLTTYGTMRSSAPRLAEHAWGMVVADEAQHVKNPFSATAKALRTIPAPARIALTGTPVENNLSELWALLDWTTPGLLGPLKSFRARHARIVENGEDEHAAERLARLVRPFLLRRKKSDPGIVPELPPKTETDHPVPLTREQASLYEAVVREAMAEVEAAEGIARRALIMKLLTALKQICNHPAQYLKETAPRLPARSGKLALLDELLDTIVAEDGSVLVFTQYVAMARLLSAHLTARGVPSQLLHGGTPVAERDRLVDAFQSGEVPVFILSLKAAGTGLNLTRAGHVVHYDRWWNPAVEEQATDRAYRIGQTQPVQVHRLIAEGTVEDRIADMLTAKRALADAVLGSGESALTELTDRELADLISLRRAA, encoded by the coding sequence ATGACGCGCACCGGGCGGACGACGGCGGACGCGCCGCGGTCCGGCGTGACCGCCGCCGCCGTCTTCCTGCCCTCGGGGCTGCCGCGCGAGGGCCGGATCGCCTTCTGGGACCCGGCGGGCGGCCCGCGCCCGCAGGCCGCGGACGGCGAGCCCGGGGCGCCGGGCGCGGAGGAGACCACCGAGCTGACGGTGGTCGCCCGGCACGGCAGCGGCGCCCGCAGCCGGGTCGTGGCCGCCCGCACGCTGCCCGTGGTGGAGGCCCTGCCCCTGCTGGTGCGGGCCCGGTACCACCCGGCCGCGCACCCGGCGACCGCCTGCTGGGGCGCCGCCGCGCTGCACGCCCTGCACCTGGTGGCGCGCGGCCGACTGCTGCCCGGCCTGACCGGCACCGACCACGACGCCTGGCGCGCGGGCCCGCTCGACGCCGACGACATCGCCCAGCTCCGGGCCATCGCCGCCGCCATGCCCCACGAGGCGTACGCGACGCCGGTGCCCGGCCGCCGTCCGCTGCGGCTGCCCGAGCCGGAGGCGCTGGTGCGGGCCTTCCTGGACGCGGTCGCGGACGGCCTGCCGCGCACCCCGGCCGCCGCCCACGCCGTGGGAGCGCCGTTCGCCGCCGCCGGGCCCCAGCACCTGCCGCACGCGCGCGCGTGGGCGGCGCAGGCCGCGGCGGGCATGGACGCGGGCGTACGGGTGTCGCTGCGGCTCGACCTCTCCGGGTACGGGCTGTTCGACACCGACGACGAGGCGGACGCCCGGCGGGCGGGCTCGGCGATCGTCCAGGTCCACAGCCTCGCCGACCCCACCCTGGTGGTCGACGCGGCCGGACTGTGGGCGGGGGAGCGGGCGGAGGCGTTCGGCCCGCGCGCGCGGATCGACGCCCTGCTGGCGCTGCGCCGCGCGGCCCGCGTCTGGCCTCCCCTGGGCGGACTGCTGGAACGGCCGGTGCCGGACGTGCTGCCGCTCACCGAGGAGGAGCTGTACGACCTGCTGGGCGCGGCGGCGACCCGGCTCGACGCGGCGGGAGTGCCGGTGCACTGGCCGCGCGAGCTGGCCCGCGACCTGACCGCCACCGCCGTGGTCCGCTCCGCGCCGGGCTCGGCGACCGACGGCACCTCGTTCTTCGACGCCGGTGAACTGCTCACCTTCAACTGGGAGTTGGCCCTCGGCGGCGAGCCGCTGAGCCGGTCCGAGATGGACGAGCTCGCCGAGGCGCACCGCCCCATCGTGCGGCTGCGCGGCCAGTGGGTGGTCGCCGACCCCGAGCTCGTCCGCAAGGCGCGCAAGCGCGACCTGGGCCTGCTCGATCCGGTCGACGCGCTCTCCATGGCGCTGACCGGCACCGCCGAGGTCGACGGCGAGACCGTCGAGGCGGTCCCGGCCGGGGCCCTCGCCGACCTGCGCGACCGGCTCACCGAGGGCCCCCGGCCCGCCGCGCAGCCACCGGGCCTGACCGCCGTCCTGCGCGACTACCAGCTGCGCGGGCTCGCCTGGCTCGACCTGATGACCTCGCTCGGCCTGGGCAGCTGCCTCGCCGACGACATGGGCCTGGGCAAGACCGTCACCGTGATCGCCCTCCACCTGCGCCGCGCCCGCAGCGAGCCGACGCTGGTCGTCTGCCCGGCCTCGCTCCTGGGCAACTGGCAGCGCGAGATCGCCCGGTTCGCCCCCGGCGTGCCGGTGCGCCGCTTCCACGGCAGCGCGCGCAGCCTGGCCGGAGTCGAGGGCGGCTTCGTCCTCACCACGTACGGCACGATGCGCTCCAGCGCGCCCCGGCTGGCCGAGCACGCCTGGGGGATGGTCGTGGCGGACGAGGCGCAGCACGTGAAGAACCCGTTCTCGGCCACCGCCAAGGCCCTGCGCACCATCCCCGCGCCCGCCCGGATCGCCCTCACCGGCACCCCGGTCGAGAACAACCTCTCCGAGCTGTGGGCCCTGCTCGACTGGACGACACCGGGGCTGCTCGGCCCGCTCAAGTCGTTCCGCGCCCGCCACGCCCGGATCGTGGAGAACGGGGAGGACGAGCACGCGGCGGAGCGCCTCGCGCGGCTGGTCCGCCCCTTCCTCCTGCGGAGGAAGAAGTCGGACCCGGGCATCGTGCCCGAGCTGCCGCCGAAGACCGAGACCGACCACCCCGTGCCGCTCACCCGCGAGCAGGCATCGCTGTACGAGGCCGTCGTCCGGGAGGCGATGGCCGAGGTGGAGGCCGCCGAGGGCATCGCCCGGCGCGCCCTGATCATGAAGCTGCTCACCGCGCTGAAGCAGATCTGCAACCACCCGGCGCAGTATCTGAAGGAGACCGCGCCCCGGCTGCCCGCCCGCTCCGGCAAGCTCGCCCTCCTCGACGAACTCCTCGACACGATCGTGGCGGAGGACGGCTCGGTCCTGGTCTTCACCCAGTACGTGGCGATGGCGCGGCTGCTCTCCGCGCACCTCACCGCGCGCGGGGTCCCCTCCCAACTCCTGCACGGCGGGACGCCGGTGGCCGAGCGCGACCGTCTGGTGGACGCGTTCCAGTCCGGCGAGGTGCCGGTCTTCATCCTCTCCCTGAAGGCCGCGGGCACCGGTCTCAACCTCACCCGCGCGGGCCATGTCGTCCACTACGACCGCTGGTGGAACCCCGCGGTCGAGGAGCAGGCCACCGACCGCGCCTACCGGATCGGCCAGACCCAGCCGGTGCAGGTCCACCGCCTGATCGCCGAGGGCACGGTCGAGGACCGCATCGCGGACATGCTCACCGCCAAGCGCGCCCTGGCCGACGCGGTCCTCGGCTCCGGCGAGAGCGCCCTGACCGAACTCACCGACCGGGAACTGGCCGACCTGATCTCCCTGCGGAGGGCGGCATGA
- a CDS encoding SWIM zinc finger family protein has translation MSTLPTSRHDDRRRTFPPLGARSEATGTWWGGAWVTALEELALDPARLARGRAYAAGGHVDAITVTPGRITAYVHGSRPRPYRTQLRLRTLSDEVWEDFLDGAAEDPAHIAALLDKDLPHTLADRVDLLPGPGDLVPDCSCPDDGYPCKHAAALCYQTARLLDEDPFVLLLMRGRGEQETLAALTRRNSARMAVERHSPAPDLPTVAAREAVRTGARPALPPPFPAPERPGHPPAPPAMPGAPDPLALDLLASEAAARAHALLTTGEDPVAALSTWQDAVRLAAAHPGSGMTSTTRALYAGLCRATGRTATDLARAVAAWRQGGSAGLDVLETPWDPPAGPFDRARPALAAAGHPGFRPWRNQLSAPTSQLRYGRDGLWYPYESDPGRDDWWPRGRPTRDPVEALEIRPGADTAPDRPSPAGPAPYDLS, from the coding sequence ATGAGCACGCTCCCGACGTCCCGCCACGACGACCGGCGCCGCACCTTCCCGCCCCTGGGCGCCCGTTCCGAGGCCACCGGCACCTGGTGGGGCGGCGCCTGGGTGACGGCGCTGGAGGAGCTGGCCCTGGACCCGGCGCGGCTGGCCAGGGGCCGGGCCTACGCGGCGGGCGGCCACGTCGACGCGATCACCGTCACCCCCGGCCGCATCACCGCGTACGTACACGGCTCGCGCCCCCGCCCGTACCGCACCCAACTGCGCCTGCGCACCCTGTCGGACGAGGTGTGGGAGGACTTCCTCGACGGCGCGGCCGAGGACCCGGCCCACATCGCGGCGCTGCTCGACAAGGACCTGCCGCACACCCTCGCCGACCGGGTCGACCTGCTGCCCGGCCCCGGCGACCTGGTTCCGGACTGCTCCTGCCCCGACGACGGCTACCCGTGCAAGCACGCGGCGGCGCTCTGCTACCAGACGGCCCGGCTCCTCGACGAGGACCCGTTCGTGCTGCTGCTGATGCGCGGCCGGGGCGAGCAGGAGACGCTCGCCGCACTCACCCGCCGCAACAGCGCCCGGATGGCGGTGGAGCGGCACTCGCCCGCGCCCGACCTGCCCACGGTCGCCGCGCGCGAGGCGGTCCGGACCGGTGCGCGGCCCGCGCTGCCGCCCCCGTTCCCGGCCCCTGAGCGGCCGGGCCACCCGCCCGCCCCGCCCGCGATGCCGGGCGCGCCCGACCCGCTCGCGCTCGACCTGCTGGCCAGCGAGGCGGCGGCCCGCGCCCACGCCCTGCTGACCACCGGGGAGGACCCGGTCGCCGCCCTCTCGACCTGGCAGGACGCGGTGCGCCTGGCCGCCGCCCACCCCGGCTCGGGCATGACGTCCACCACCCGCGCCCTGTACGCGGGGCTGTGCCGGGCCACCGGCCGCACCGCCACCGACCTGGCCCGCGCGGTGGCCGCCTGGCGGCAGGGCGGCTCCGCGGGACTCGACGTCCTCGAAACGCCCTGGGACCCTCCGGCGGGTCCCTTCGACCGCGCCCGTCCGGCTCTGGCCGCCGCCGGCCACCCGGGCTTCCGCCCCTGGCGCAACCAGCTCTCGGCCCCCACCAGCCAGCTCCGGTACGGCCGGGACGGCCTCTGGTATCCGTACGAGTCCGACCCGGGCCGCGACGACTGGTGGCCCCGGGGGAGGCCGACGCGGGATCCGGTGGAGGCGCTGGAGATACGCCCGGGCGCAGACACGGCCCCGGACCGGCCGTCGCCTGCCGGGCCGGCCCCCTACGACCTGTCCTAG